Part of the Henckelia pumila isolate YLH828 chromosome 2, ASM3356847v2, whole genome shotgun sequence genome is shown below.
AATTTAATACCATTAATGCCGGGTAAAACAACCCAGTTCAATAAAGAGATCAAGAAGGTGTTCAGAAACCAGCCAATCGAAGCAGCGGACGCATTGGTTTCAGCATCATAAATACCAGCACCACACTCATTCATTCATTCAGAAAAAGGCAACCCAGTAAGCAAGTACCATGAAGCACAGAACTAAAAGTAGgaaaaggtaaaaaaaaaaaaaaaaaaaagatgcaagataccattttaagattgCATTTCGTCCTTTTTAAcacttgtataattatttgaagAGCCCTTCTTTTCCACCAAGAAAGAAAGACCTTTTCTTTTTCGTTgaattcttgaatttttgacCGTACCACTGTTTAAGGCTCAGGCTGTTATGTAATAATACACAGTGACAGCGAGCATTCATTCAACAAAACAATTAATAAAGAGAGAGAAAGAGAGGAGGGGGCGGGGGAACAAGATCAAGAATCGTAGCGAGTAAACGAAGATGAAAGAGAAAAATGGGTATTTAAAGAATGTGAAAAGGAAAGCTTAATCAGAAAGATGCTGCATTTATACCCATTACCCACGCCTTTGCATAAAAAAGAGAGTTCTTGATGATTAACCAGTAACCACCCCCATTTTTTCTCTTCTCTTGCGTTACAAattgaaatttatttggttCACACTGAAATGAATCTTAAACATTttactttttttcaaaaaaaaaaatgtgtacaTCACATATTTTGATTTTGTCTTTAAGGAAGATCAAATCTTGCGCAGAGAGTACTGAGATAGGAATAGgactgatttgaaatttgaatgaaTGTCTAAGTTGACTTGGTTCGGTTGTGTGAGTATAACAACTATGTTCTTCTAAAAGTAAAATGATATCACATACTCGGGATGACGATATTCCGGGTGGATTGGACCCGAAAAGATGGTGTAACTACGACATGTTAGAGAACCCGGGACTGGGGGTAGTAACCTGGGATCTGCAAGAAAGGCTTAACCCGGTAGGTCTTAGCATCCGGACCGACACAGGAGATCGAAAGGGGCCTGGGAGCTAGAACCTCccggagtaagccttcggaaatTAGGAAAGGAAAGGAGCACCAGTGGGGCCCCGGCCTTTCTATTTTTAGGGCCAGGAAACGGCCACGTCTATTTGAAGTATGTCAGGGTCAAATCACAAATCCAATCATTACTAAACATGAGCCAAAGGAATGGGCTCTGTCCGGAAATTATGGGGGTCTAAATCACACGTGATAACCATCTTATCATCCTAAAAGTTGTCAGTAAGGCCATACCCAGTAATCATTGAGGTCCCGGGTGGGCGAGTATAAAAGCCCATTCTGGGGGGCAAAGGCAGAGGAGACTGAAAAAAAACGGACAAGATATTCGTATATTTTGTATCTTCACTTACCTTTTTCGCTCGAGAATTTACCTATCCCCGGGTAGTCATTTTGTGATAAACAcatcattggcgccgtctgtgggaaacttGAGTCTAAGGCGTAGATATGACCATCGTCGATGATCCTGAAAGCTCTCGTCGAGCAGTGGCCGCAATCCAGGAGCAAGTGGACGCTATGGTGGACGCAGCTCTACAAAGAATCATGGCGATACAACAAGGAGAAAAGGAGGGCCAAAGGAAGGATAAAGAAAAAGAAGTAGAAGGGGAAGGAGAGCTAGAACCGAGGCCCGAGAAAGAGAAGAGTAAAGGCATACACGTAGAGGATGAGGGAAATTCACATGCGGGATCGGCAAATGTCACCATGGCAGGGGAGCTGGAAATGTTGAagcaaaaaatacaaaaactgGAGAATACTGACCCGCGGGAATCCGCGCGGATCAAAAGTTTGGGTTGTCCCTTCTCTTCGGAAATCATTGGGGAGCCATTGCCAGTCTATTTCAAATCCGCCAAAATCAAAGAGTATGATGGCAGCGCTGATCCCGAGGAGCACGTAACCCGGTTTGAGAATGTGGCAATGTTGCATTGTTATGGGGATCAAATCAAGTGCAAGGTATTTCTAACTACCTTGGTGGACTTCGCCCAGAGATGGTTCGAAAATCTGGAGGAAGGAAGTATCAAGACTTTCAAAGAATTTCGGGAGGTCTTTTTGCAACACTTCAGCAGCAGCAAGCGATACAAGAAAACCACCCTCAGCCTCTTCGAGATAAAGCAGCTGAACGAGGAGTCTCTAAGAGCTTATATTAAAAAGTTCAGAGAAGGAGAATTCTTCCGGTCTCTGGTCAAGAGGGCCCCCCGGTACTTCGAGGACCTTTTGGCTCGAGCCGAGAAATATATCAATATGGAGGAGGCCCAGCGACAAAAGAGGGAGAAGGACAAGAGGGAAGAGCAAAAGGAGAGAGGAAACCAGGGTAGTCAAGGAAGAAGAAGGCAGGATCAACCGGGGAGGCTTGCTGCTTTTGCTCCTCACAGGGTAGCCTGGGATCGGGAAATACACTTGTGTGAGGAGAATGTCCAGCCGTTGCCTCCGAAAAGGCCGGAAAAATACTGTTCGATACACCGGGTTAACACACACGACACTAGCGAGTGTCGGAGGCTCGTCATGGAACCAGGACAGCCTATGCCTGAGGAAACAAAGCATGTGGAGAAAAAGCAGAGGGGACGCCCCTGGGTACCCCGGTTTGACATCTCACGAGACAATAGGCCTGACCCCTCGAAAGCCCGGGAGGTAGCGTCACGGGGGCCTGACAAAGGACCCCGAGAGGGACCTTCCAAAGGGGTGATCAACATGATTTCGGGAGGATCCACTGATGGGGACTCTAATAGGGCTCGGAAATCTTGGAGCAAAAGAGAGGTCCTAGGAATCGAGGCCCGGAGACCAGATCTCTGCCCCGTCGTTACCTTTGGGCCCGAGGATTTGGAGGGAGTGTGTTTACCCCACAAAGATGCTTTACTCATCCGAGCGCAGGTGGCTAACTATGACATAAGAAGGGTGTTTGTGGATTCGGGGAGTTCTGTGAATGTCATTTTCCAGGATGCATTCGAGCAAATGGACTTGCGGGGATGTGAGGTTAACCCTGTAAAAACATCCCTGTATGGGTTTGCAGGACATACCATTCGGCCTAAAGGAGAAGTGTGGCTGCCTATTACGTTAGGATCGGGCGATATAAAGAAGACTGTCATGGCCCTCTTTACCGTGGTGGAGGCCCCATCTTCCTACAATATTATCCTGGGAAGGCTGGCCT
Proteins encoded:
- the LOC140878247 gene encoding uncharacterized protein translates to MTIVDDPESSRRAVAAIQEQVDAMVDAALQRIMAIQQGEKEGQRKDKEKEVEGEGELEPRPEKEKSKGIHVEDEGNSHAGSANVTMAGELEMLKQKIQKLENTDPRESARIKSLGCPFSSEIIGEPLPVYFKSAKIKEYDGSADPEEHVTRFENVAMLHCYGDQIKCKVFLTTLVDFAQRWFENLEEGSIKTFKEFREVFLQHFSSSKRYKKTTLSLFEIKQLNEESLRAYIKKFREGEFFRSLVKRAPRYFEDLLARAEKYINMEEAQRQKREKDKREEQKERGNQGSQGRRRQDQPGRLAAFAPHRVAWDREIHLCEENVQPLPPKRPEKYCSIHRVNTHDTSECRRLVMEPGQPMPEETKHVEKKQRGRPWVPRFDISRDNRPDPSKAREVASRGPDKGPREGPSKGVINMISGGSTDGDSNRARKSWSKREVLGIEARRPDLCPVVTFGPEDLEGVCLPHKDALLIRAQVANYDIRRVFVDSGSSVNVIFQDAFEQMDLRGCEVNPVKTSLYGFAGHTIRPKGEVWLPITLGSGDIKKTVMALFTVVEAPSSYNIILGRLALNAFRAVASAYHQKIKFPVGDRVDEVKGDQHSSRWCYADTIRVDNKRARGKERRDGSRQEEVCAVGEVKEENEEVEVVPGQPGKITRVARGMEPVLVEQLKICLTQNADVFAWSPKELTGVPAHLAEHRLNILSGSRPVRQKKRHFGAEKDKVIAEQVRELLEAGHVKEVQFPTWLSNVVLVPKSTGKWRMCIDFRDLNKVCPKDCYPLPRIDQLVDSTSGYELLCFMDAYQGYHQIPLARKDQDKVSFVTSGGTFCYVVMPFGLKNAGATYQRMMDRVFKNQLGRNVEVYVDDILVKSRTRNHFIPDLEETFGTLRRYGVKLNPAKCVFGVKSGKFLGFVVTERGIEVNPEKVKILREMSSPSSIREVQRLTGRVTALSRFVARSAHRSHPFFQVLRKAQRFGWSEDCERAFQELKEHLANLPILVKPEPGERLWVYISTTESAVSTVLIKEEGGDQKPVYYVSHALKGPEI